A window of the Janthinobacterium agaricidamnosum NBRC 102515 = DSM 9628 genome harbors these coding sequences:
- a CDS encoding type IV pilus twitching motility protein PilT — MSQDFFPERNVLWELMSLINTGRVFSDVHIEQDMPIMIKTPRGWVETSPEPVELRDMVPVLESIDEDWEDKIITAAIDRSRALTNCRLRCNAYRLASGEKVAISIRKLPLHPLPIEKTGLPLYVKTMLEATKGIILVTGPTGSGKTTTIASMLQHLNTHRNGHIVTIEEPIEYILERNLSIISQKEVPTDTESFASGLREGLRQKPDVLMLGEIRDFNAADTVLHAGESGHLMMATMHTNSALGAISKFLSFFPSNEYSQRSAALANSLVGVIYQNLLPSEDGESFVLASEMIFNQNQQVAPFISDPGKLHMITDFIKRKEDNLSRGLNEVLAKMVSKNQVSSKDAMRATYNRLELHEMMNSPR; from the coding sequence ATGAGCCAGGATTTTTTTCCCGAAAGAAACGTTCTCTGGGAGCTGATGTCCCTGATCAATACGGGACGTGTGTTTTCCGACGTGCATATCGAACAGGATATGCCGATTATGATCAAGACCCCAAGGGGTTGGGTCGAGACCAGCCCGGAACCGGTCGAGTTGCGCGACATGGTGCCGGTGCTGGAATCGATCGACGAAGACTGGGAAGATAAAATCATTACCGCGGCGATCGACCGTTCCCGTGCGCTGACCAATTGCCGCCTGCGTTGCAACGCCTACCGCCTGGCAAGTGGCGAAAAAGTGGCGATCTCGATCCGCAAATTGCCGCTGCACCCGCTGCCGATCGAAAAAACCGGCTTGCCGCTGTACGTCAAGACCATGCTGGAAGCGACCAAGGGCATCATCCTGGTCACCGGGCCGACCGGCTCCGGCAAGACCACCACCATCGCGTCGATGCTGCAACATTTGAATACGCACCGCAACGGCCATATCGTCACCATCGAAGAACCGATTGAATACATTCTTGAGCGCAACTTGTCGATCATCTCGCAAAAGGAAGTGCCGACCGATACCGAAAGTTTTGCAAGTGGCTTGCGTGAAGGCTTGCGCCAAAAACCGGATGTGCTGATGCTCGGCGAAATCCGCGACTTCAACGCCGCCGACACCGTCCTGCACGCCGGCGAATCGGGCCACCTGATGATGGCCACCATGCACACCAATAGCGCGCTGGGCGCGATCAGCAAGTTCCTGAGCTTTTTCCCGTCGAACGAATATAGCCAGCGCTCCGCCGCGCTGGCCAATTCGCTGGTCGGCGTGATTTATCAAAACCTGCTGCCGAGCGAAGACGGCGAATCGTTCGTGCTTGCCAGCGAAATGATCTTTAATCAAAACCAGCAAGTGGCGCCGTTCATCAGCGACCCGGGCAAGCTGCACATGATTACGGACTTCATCAAGCGCAAGGAAGACAATCTGTCGCGCGGCTTGAACGAAGTGCTGGCCAAGATGGTCAGCAAGAACCAGGTCAGCTCGAAAGATGCGATGCGCGCCACCTACAACCGGCTCGAATTGCACGAAATGATGAACAGCCCGCGCTAA
- a CDS encoding RNA polymerase sigma factor, with protein sequence MMTATIEIAEIDLDHNNAPLDAPASANAAVIDVNALFVEHYDHLLLFVKRYLRNSEDAEDVVQNTFAEAVRCGHRFSGLSKPSTWLFGIALNLARNQVRRNCADRYETVDENFMEQLVDPCSDPATVIEARQLNTRINALLGNMLPKIRSTFEAVLQGDMTYEMAAEHMQVPIGTVRSRVSRVRATVRSQFGEFA encoded by the coding sequence ATGATGACCGCTACCATTGAAATTGCTGAAATCGATCTGGATCACAACAACGCGCCACTCGATGCCCCGGCATCGGCAAACGCTGCGGTCATTGACGTCAACGCCTTGTTCGTCGAGCACTACGATCACTTGCTGCTGTTCGTCAAACGCTATCTGCGCAACAGCGAAGATGCCGAGGATGTGGTGCAAAACACCTTCGCCGAAGCCGTCCGCTGCGGCCACCGTTTTTCCGGCCTGTCGAAACCGTCGACCTGGCTGTTCGGCATCGCGCTGAACCTGGCCCGCAATCAAGTCCGCCGCAATTGCGCCGACCGCTACGAAACAGTCGATGAAAACTTCATGGAACAACTGGTCGATCCGTGCTCGGACCCGGCCACGGTGATCGAGGCGCGCCAGTTGAACACCCGCATCAATGCGCTGCTGGGTAATATGCTGCCGAAAATCCGCAGCACCTTTGAAGCGGTCCTGCAGGGCGACATGACGTATGAAATGGCGGCCGAACATATGCAGGTGCCTATCGGCACGGTGCGTTCGCGGGTGTCGCGGGTACGCGCCACGGTGCGTTCGCAATTCGGCGAATTTGCCTGA
- a CDS encoding EscI/YscI/HrpB family type III secretion system inner rod protein, with amino-acid sequence MTLPTGIPAASLATPHADASASAGGAKSVLVLDAPDGAAFRATLARQMEQAQPASSVAPATPGTDGGSLGDRLMTRVSDLASDVQENHAIVSRSLEQATRQGNPEQMMKAMMALNDYQTRIQFISKVTSKAISSLDQLTKLQ; translated from the coding sequence ATGACACTCCCAACCGGTATTCCAGCGGCATCGCTCGCTACCCCTCATGCCGATGCCTCGGCAAGCGCTGGCGGCGCCAAATCCGTGCTGGTGCTCGATGCGCCGGATGGCGCCGCATTCCGTGCCACGCTGGCGCGCCAGATGGAACAGGCGCAGCCGGCGTCCAGCGTTGCTCCCGCCACGCCTGGCACGGACGGTGGCTCGCTGGGCGACCGCCTGATGACCCGTGTCTCCGACCTGGCCAGCGACGTGCAGGAAAACCATGCGATCGTATCCCGCTCGCTGGAACAGGCCACCCGGCAAGGCAACCCGGAACAAATGATGAAGGCGATGATGGCGCTCAACGATTACCAGACGCGCATCCAGTTCATTTCCAAGGTGACTTCGAAAGCCATTTCATCGCTCGATCAACTGACCAAGCTGCAATAA
- the sctJ gene encoding type III secretion system inner membrane ring lipoprotein SctJ, producing the protein MYSPLISLCKSILRAFARPRRLALYCCVFAMAMLTACSNQVNLQTGLNDADANEILSLLTRSGVDAQKVTGKDGVTLTVDAGDLSRATMSMRQAGLPRRNLSNLGAIFKKEGMISTPLEERVRYIHGLAEELEDTVQQFDHVIAARVHVVLPERVAPGEPVQPSSAAVFVKYYAPIDEDTLLPRIRNLVASSIPGLSGEAGRNKVSVILEASEPLQPVFVEWTQVGPFRVLAASSGTLMWTLGGCAALLLLVLAGLVWVLLKYHPTLMPRLRAHFGKPARFDEANAEAGEGGAS; encoded by the coding sequence ATGTACTCTCCACTGATATCGCTCTGCAAGTCGATCTTGCGCGCGTTTGCGCGGCCGCGCCGCCTGGCGCTGTATTGCTGCGTGTTCGCAATGGCCATGCTGACCGCCTGCAGCAACCAGGTGAATTTGCAAACCGGGCTCAATGACGCCGATGCGAATGAAATCCTGTCCTTGCTGACCCGTTCCGGCGTCGATGCGCAGAAAGTCACCGGCAAGGACGGCGTGACACTGACCGTCGACGCGGGCGATCTGTCGCGCGCGACGATGTCGATGCGCCAGGCCGGCCTGCCGCGCCGCAACTTGTCCAACCTGGGCGCGATCTTCAAGAAGGAAGGCATGATTTCGACCCCGCTGGAAGAGCGCGTGCGCTATATCCACGGCCTGGCCGAAGAGCTGGAAGACACCGTGCAGCAGTTCGATCATGTGATCGCCGCGCGCGTGCACGTGGTGCTGCCGGAACGGGTCGCGCCGGGCGAACCGGTGCAGCCGTCGTCGGCGGCGGTGTTCGTGAAATATTATGCGCCTATCGATGAAGACACTTTGCTGCCGCGCATCCGCAACCTGGTGGCGTCCAGCATCCCGGGCTTGTCCGGCGAAGCGGGGCGCAACAAGGTGTCGGTGATCCTGGAAGCGAGCGAACCGCTGCAGCCGGTATTCGTCGAGTGGACCCAGGTCGGGCCGTTCCGCGTGCTGGCCGCATCGTCCGGCACGCTGATGTGGACCCTGGGCGGCTGCGCGGCCCTGCTGCTGCTGGTGCTGGCCGGCCTGGTCTGGGTCTTGCTCAAATATCACCCGACGCTGATGCCGCGCCTGCGCGCCCATTTCGGCAAGCCGGCGCGATTTGATGAAGCCAATGCCGAAGCCGGCGAAGGCGGCGCATCGTGA
- a CDS encoding HrpE/YscL family type III secretion apparatus protein: protein MHAFCSDTIHPDPLLRADHGVLRPDGLRRTADARDAAGQIMAQAQEQAAALVLETEQRLLSRAARFNDELAASHHAFMEQAQDMVIELAQAMFSRLVGTLAPPERLAALYQRLRQEVPRSLTQPVFWIHPGQLALMPETDWEVRCDAALAPGACRLEAAEGEWRIDFEAGLAALLSTLPAGGTLKPAHHSTTEESIHA from the coding sequence ATGCATGCATTTTGTAGCGACACCATCCATCCCGATCCCTTGCTGCGCGCCGATCACGGCGTGCTGCGGCCGGACGGCCTGCGCCGCACCGCGGACGCGCGCGACGCCGCCGGCCAGATCATGGCGCAAGCGCAGGAGCAGGCCGCCGCGCTGGTGCTCGAGACCGAACAGCGGCTGCTGTCGCGCGCCGCCCGGTTTAATGACGAACTGGCGGCCTCGCACCACGCGTTCATGGAGCAGGCGCAAGACATGGTGATCGAACTGGCGCAAGCGATGTTCAGCCGGCTGGTCGGCACGCTGGCGCCGCCAGAGCGCCTGGCGGCGCTGTACCAGCGCCTGCGCCAGGAAGTGCCGCGCAGTTTGACGCAGCCGGTCTTCTGGATCCATCCCGGGCAACTGGCGCTGATGCCGGAAACCGACTGGGAAGTGCGCTGCGATGCGGCGCTGGCTCCCGGCGCCTGCCGCCTGGAAGCGGCGGAGGGGGAGTGGCGCATCGATTTCGAGGCTGGCCTGGCCGCGCTGCTGTCGACATTACCGGCCGGCGGCACGCTCAAGCCGGCCCATCATTCAACCACTGAGGAGTCCATCCATGCCTGA
- a CDS encoding response regulator transcription factor translates to MLIIDIGTDLSAAEWFSSWLNCRSGDRTPIIALSGAASPDLSVLALDSGADDFLHMHFEPVEALARIRAAIRRSNPVGLSRTIALEGFVLDREASRISYDNEVIELTPREFTMAWLFFSSPGIYISRSTIGSTIWSADSEIAGRTIEQHVYKLRKKLELGPERKVTIRTAYSQGYRLEIHT, encoded by the coding sequence ATGCTGATTATCGATATAGGGACCGACCTGTCCGCCGCCGAGTGGTTTTCATCGTGGCTCAATTGCCGCAGCGGCGACCGTACGCCGATCATCGCCCTGTCGGGCGCGGCCAGTCCGGACTTGAGCGTGCTGGCGCTCGATTCGGGGGCGGACGATTTCCTGCATATGCATTTCGAGCCGGTGGAAGCGCTGGCGCGCATTCGCGCCGCGATCCGGCGCAGCAATCCGGTCGGCCTGAGCCGCACGATTGCGCTGGAGGGGTTTGTGCTGGACCGCGAGGCGAGCAGGATTTCCTACGATAACGAGGTGATCGAATTGACGCCGCGCGAATTCACCATGGCGTGGCTGTTTTTTTCGTCGCCCGGCATTTATATCTCGCGCAGCACGATCGGCTCGACCATCTGGAGCGCCGACAGCGAGATTGCCGGCCGTACCATCGAACAGCATGTCTACAAGCTGCGCAAGAAACTGGAACTGGGGCCGGAGCGCAAGGTCACCATCCGCACCGCCTACAGCCAGGGCTACCGGCTCGAAATCCATACCTGA